In Brevibacillus brevis NBRC 100599, a single genomic region encodes these proteins:
- a CDS encoding ABC transporter permease gives MTHTFTGSYMWLLFAYAFVFIALLLSVWQKLGLEKDILIGTIRSTVQLLAIGYVLHFVFAADSVWFILLIILMMILVASWNAASRAKQLTGIFWRISLSLAITQIITMGLLVILGLVSPTPQYLIPMSGMIIGSSMIVTSLFLTHMNREVEASRGEIETLLCLGATTRQAVHVVLKRAVKASMIPTFDTMKTIGLVQLPGMMTGMIVAGASPIEAVRYQILIMLSFSSSAAISAVLISMLSYQLWFTRDSMLHS, from the coding sequence ATGACACATACGTTTACGGGTTCATACATGTGGCTACTCTTTGCCTATGCCTTTGTTTTCATTGCCCTCCTGCTCTCTGTTTGGCAGAAGCTCGGTTTGGAAAAAGACATTTTGATTGGCACCATCCGCTCTACCGTTCAATTGCTTGCGATCGGCTACGTCCTACATTTTGTCTTTGCTGCCGACAGTGTCTGGTTTATATTATTGATCATTCTCATGATGATCTTAGTCGCTTCGTGGAACGCTGCCAGCAGAGCGAAGCAATTAACGGGGATCTTTTGGCGGATCTCCCTTTCACTTGCGATAACACAAATCATCACAATGGGACTGTTGGTTATACTCGGGCTTGTCTCTCCCACGCCGCAGTACCTCATTCCGATGAGCGGCATGATTATAGGCAGCTCTATGATCGTCACGAGCCTTTTTCTCACGCATATGAACAGAGAAGTTGAAGCCTCTCGTGGGGAAATTGAAACACTGCTGTGTCTGGGAGCCACTACTCGCCAAGCCGTGCATGTGGTGTTGAAGCGCGCCGTCAAAGCGAGCATGATCCCTACCTTTGACACGATGAAAACAATCGGACTCGTCCAATTGCCAGGGATGATGACCGGCATGATTGTCGCGGGTGCCAGTCCCATCGAGGCCGTGCGCTACCAAATCCTCATTATGCTCAGTTTCAGCTCCTCAGCTGCCATTTCGGCAGTTCTGATCAGCATGCTCAGCTATCAGCTCTGGTTTACGCGGGACTCCATGCTCCACTCTTAA
- a CDS encoding YjgB family protein: MQSNSDHDLLAKLKGMPDMKMNGEQKHEIVSAIRQTNVSKSGGTASFRGFSALGKGLALCSVLAVTVWLGASLLTNQPQSTMPDTVAPIAPSSPTASPGPAQNNSVTTQPIPQSEELLSQIRSNAQEGRVISLPFVLEKTIDDIEKGWGKPEKTYTANGLIYSAYPKKEVVFGYNKGMQLVDMHRTDSRLQQISLSAVEKIWGKPSRISEFGDRTIYTYDVTSKYQVKLIFQGTKSTNKEDLILVEYQLYYPQGNKNLMLYGNNADLLQSVRDLAGKGQVFGSQYRLEKDVFDDAEKELGKPDVVSFVNGITYNTYRDLNLVFAFNKGMQIVDIRSYDPRLQAITLAEVRKTLGEPTSKVTTGGQTIYTYKVTPDYELKFIFSGIMTDDPNTIYIDHVNIYYPRGTFNNMAG, from the coding sequence ATGCAATCTAATTCAGACCATGACTTACTAGCTAAATTGAAGGGGATGCCTGATATGAAAATGAACGGAGAACAAAAGCACGAGATCGTGTCTGCTATTCGCCAAACAAATGTGAGCAAATCTGGGGGGACTGCTTCTTTTCGTGGTTTTTCTGCGCTTGGCAAGGGATTGGCCCTCTGCTCGGTACTTGCTGTGACTGTCTGGCTGGGAGCCTCACTCCTTACGAATCAACCGCAGAGTACAATGCCAGACACCGTTGCGCCTATTGCTCCAAGCTCTCCTACCGCTTCTCCGGGACCAGCTCAAAACAACAGCGTAACAACACAGCCTATTCCGCAGTCAGAGGAGCTCTTGTCACAAATTCGCTCAAATGCTCAAGAAGGCAGAGTCATCTCCCTTCCATTCGTTCTGGAAAAAACGATAGATGATATAGAAAAGGGCTGGGGAAAGCCTGAGAAAACCTACACAGCAAATGGTCTGATCTACTCCGCCTACCCGAAAAAAGAAGTCGTGTTTGGCTACAACAAAGGCATGCAGCTCGTAGACATGCACAGGACAGATTCTCGCTTGCAGCAAATCAGCCTGTCTGCTGTCGAAAAGATCTGGGGAAAACCGAGCCGTATCAGCGAGTTTGGCGATCGTACGATTTATACCTATGATGTGACGAGCAAATATCAGGTCAAGCTAATCTTCCAAGGAACAAAAAGCACGAACAAGGAAGACCTGATTCTTGTTGAATACCAGCTGTATTACCCGCAAGGAAACAAAAATCTCATGCTTTATGGGAACAATGCCGATTTGTTGCAAAGCGTGCGTGATCTCGCCGGGAAAGGCCAAGTCTTTGGCAGTCAGTATCGTTTAGAAAAGGATGTATTCGATGACGCGGAAAAAGAGCTGGGCAAACCGGATGTCGTCTCTTTCGTCAATGGCATCACGTACAATACGTACCGGGATCTCAATCTAGTCTTTGCTTTTAACAAAGGAATGCAGATCGTTGATATTCGTTCCTATGATCCACGCCTACAAGCAATCACACTTGCCGAGGTGCGTAAAACACTTGGGGAGCCAACAAGCAAAGTCACAACCGGCGGCCAAACCATCTACACCTACAAGGTAACTCCTGATTACGAATTGAAATTCATTTTCTCAGGCATCATGACCGATGATCCAAACACAATCTACATCGATCACGTAAACATTTACTACCCACGTGGAACTTTTAACAACATGGCGGGGTAA
- a CDS encoding RNA polymerase sigma factor, with protein MDKNGLMEQWFLRYGDDIYKFLIYYTGTRDVEDLVQDVFLKALRSLDAFEGRSQPKTWLLTIARNTAIDHKRKQRLRNWLPDKWLANVETEEKTPEEILNVHEEQQALYHAIRDVKPAFREVLILRGVKGLSSKETAEILGWSENKVNVTLHRAMKAVREILEREKKEMIGDAI; from the coding sequence ATGGACAAAAACGGTTTAATGGAGCAATGGTTCCTTCGCTATGGCGATGATATTTACAAATTTCTTATTTACTACACAGGAACCCGCGATGTAGAGGACCTCGTTCAGGATGTCTTTTTAAAAGCGCTTCGGTCTCTGGACGCATTCGAAGGCAGATCGCAACCGAAAACTTGGCTATTGACGATCGCGAGGAATACCGCCATCGATCATAAACGAAAGCAACGTCTACGTAACTGGCTGCCAGATAAATGGCTGGCGAATGTAGAGACGGAAGAAAAAACACCGGAAGAAATTCTGAACGTACATGAGGAGCAGCAGGCACTTTACCATGCAATCCGTGACGTAAAACCCGCTTTTCGGGAGGTACTCATTTTGCGTGGAGTCAAAGGACTGTCCTCCAAGGAGACCGCTGAAATACTGGGGTGGTCCGAAAACAAAGTCAACGTGACATTGCACCGTGCCATGAAAGCCGTCAGAGAAATACTTGAGCGTGAGAAAAAGGAGATGATTGGCGATGCAATCTAA
- a CDS encoding ABC transporter substrate-binding protein, translated as MFSRTYRTAGGKAFFAVLMATLLVVTGCGTPQATEQKPADQAKGNSEGSGQSYTVKHAMGETTIKGTPERIVMLTNQGTETLMALGVKPVGAVGAANDPTQFYDFTKSFLEGTKSVGTEGQPNLEAIAALKPDLILGMKFRHEKIYQQLTAIAPTVFVEEPRGDWKENFSLFAEAVNKKAEGEKILADWNKRVEEFKAKAGDKLNTKVSVVRFMPGKVRIYYKKTFTGAIFKDLGLARPAAQDKDDFAAEVTKERIPEMDGDIMFYFTYETGKGEASKLEQEWTNDSLWKNLNVVKAGKAFKVDDTIWNTSGGVIAANKVLDELEGYIIGK; from the coding sequence ATGTTTTCTCGTACATATCGGACCGCAGGCGGTAAAGCTTTCTTTGCTGTCTTAATGGCGACCTTGTTGGTTGTTACCGGTTGCGGTACTCCGCAAGCAACTGAACAAAAGCCTGCTGATCAAGCCAAAGGCAATTCGGAGGGTTCCGGCCAAAGCTATACAGTAAAACATGCGATGGGCGAAACGACCATCAAAGGTACACCAGAACGTATTGTCATGTTGACCAACCAAGGTACTGAAACTCTGATGGCTCTCGGTGTGAAACCAGTAGGGGCTGTAGGTGCAGCTAATGATCCAACGCAATTCTACGATTTCACCAAGTCCTTCCTTGAGGGTACAAAATCAGTTGGTACAGAAGGACAACCTAATCTGGAAGCAATCGCGGCACTGAAACCTGATCTGATTCTGGGTATGAAATTCCGTCATGAAAAAATTTATCAACAATTGACTGCAATTGCTCCAACCGTATTCGTGGAAGAGCCACGCGGCGACTGGAAAGAAAACTTCTCTCTGTTCGCGGAAGCAGTAAACAAAAAGGCTGAGGGTGAAAAAATCCTCGCTGATTGGAACAAGCGCGTAGAAGAGTTTAAAGCAAAAGCGGGCGACAAGCTGAATACAAAAGTATCCGTTGTACGCTTCATGCCTGGTAAAGTTCGCATCTACTACAAAAAAACCTTCACTGGCGCGATTTTCAAAGACCTTGGCCTGGCACGTCCAGCTGCCCAAGACAAAGATGATTTCGCAGCAGAAGTAACCAAAGAGCGCATTCCAGAAATGGACGGCGACATCATGTTCTACTTCACGTACGAAACAGGAAAAGGCGAGGCTTCCAAGCTGGAGCAGGAGTGGACAAACGATTCCCTCTGGAAAAACCTGAATGTCGTGAAAGCAGGCAAAGCATTCAAAGTGGATGACACTATCTGGAATACCTCCGGTGGCGTAATCGCAGCGAATAAAGTACTGGATGAGCTGGAAGGCTACATCATCGGTAAATAA